A DNA window from Halorubrum sp. DM2 contains the following coding sequences:
- a CDS encoding PD-(D/E)XK nuclease family protein, which translates to MPIREAKSADALYAELAEYDLVVAPDAPLASAINRRLDRPHFGTFATTPRRLAAGRREQAEDRRAFLELVSETDRDWKAIAYAVGNVLQCWEQQGRLDAIFEYDAYVDDATREVVAAMRDLRTTSKRLTEYSVDDGQSVAVVGHDRLTTLERGVLPESFDRVDLFTDGAFDRPPFHVFESATDIVAALLDAVSARNADRVAVVLDGGGQYSSLVESALEAADIPFYGGPGFADDPHHRAFVQLLRLGFRGSDTTVGDARPVLSQLGVDAPVRDRDRRLATVDGPGVEWLREFRDGVEDRTFAAALDAYADRAGVELTRFDEELRKLGLADEPVTEGAVDRLAYYLQTYEVPVDRDNEGVLLADAKSSAYVDRPVVFHLGMGEEWTHWAPKRPWVDAETQFERYVGDFQRLLQSGDRRYYLVRDAAGGEPVTPCLYFGDLLDEGFERFSDLDSVEHRRRPRQTGDGFDRRPLGVDAETVETVSQSALNGYVNSPRDYLFGRLLDSPDRERFVEGNLFHDFAEFYVNHPDAVAAADLDDLVDAMLGETEAFFSASDEPLRRRRYRIGLELIPAYLDENGPESDEFLTATSGWGDNFFADHFDRPVDSPLTERWFEDGALGVKGKIDLVRTPTHLLDYKSGSKKRPSQVVTNAAIDPPAETPNFQAALYLTYYRTLRPDEPLEFTFFHFLEPMDDVIAGDADLDDALTTVSYHPVTFDEYVGSRDAYEELLDGYTDCRETFEELGYAAYADAVADLSFPETTDKGELRASAFAERFTAAVDAGTSGAVDAEKGADQAIRALNGVRRRAFFREDLDAFESFVDERLEELNRRRAGEERFPVDGLGGEPNYRRVDNRDLLLEGDR; encoded by the coding sequence GTGCCTATCCGCGAAGCGAAGTCGGCAGACGCACTCTACGCGGAACTCGCCGAGTACGACCTCGTCGTCGCTCCCGACGCCCCGCTCGCGAGCGCGATCAACCGCCGCCTCGACCGCCCGCACTTCGGGACGTTCGCCACCACCCCGCGCCGCCTCGCGGCCGGTCGGCGTGAACAGGCGGAGGACCGCCGCGCGTTCCTCGAACTCGTCTCGGAGACGGACCGCGACTGGAAGGCGATCGCGTACGCCGTGGGGAACGTGCTCCAGTGTTGGGAACAGCAGGGGCGGCTCGACGCGATCTTCGAGTACGACGCCTACGTCGACGACGCGACCCGCGAGGTCGTCGCGGCCATGCGAGACCTCCGAACCACGTCGAAGCGGCTCACGGAGTACTCTGTCGATGACGGCCAGTCGGTCGCGGTCGTCGGCCACGACCGGCTGACGACCTTGGAGCGCGGCGTCCTCCCGGAGTCGTTCGACCGCGTCGACCTGTTCACCGACGGGGCGTTCGACCGCCCGCCCTTCCACGTCTTCGAGTCGGCGACCGACATCGTCGCGGCGCTCCTCGACGCCGTCTCGGCGCGCAACGCCGACCGCGTCGCGGTCGTCCTCGACGGCGGCGGCCAGTACTCCTCGCTCGTCGAGTCCGCCCTCGAAGCGGCCGATATTCCCTTCTACGGCGGTCCGGGGTTCGCCGACGACCCGCACCACAGGGCGTTCGTCCAGCTCCTCCGGCTCGGCTTCCGGGGGTCCGACACGACCGTCGGCGACGCCCGGCCGGTGCTCTCGCAGTTGGGCGTCGACGCTCCGGTCCGCGACCGCGACAGGCGACTGGCGACGGTCGACGGTCCCGGAGTCGAGTGGCTGCGGGAGTTTCGCGACGGCGTCGAGGACCGGACGTTCGCGGCGGCGCTCGACGCGTACGCGGACAGAGCCGGGGTCGAGCTGACGCGCTTCGACGAGGAGCTACGGAAGCTCGGTCTCGCCGACGAACCCGTGACCGAGGGCGCGGTCGACCGGCTCGCCTACTACCTCCAGACCTACGAGGTCCCCGTCGACAGGGACAACGAGGGCGTCCTCCTCGCCGACGCGAAGTCATCGGCCTACGTGGACCGACCCGTGGTCTTCCACCTCGGAATGGGCGAGGAGTGGACGCACTGGGCCCCGAAGCGGCCGTGGGTGGACGCCGAGACGCAGTTCGAGCGCTACGTCGGGGACTTCCAGCGCCTGCTCCAGAGCGGCGACCGGCGGTACTACCTCGTCCGGGACGCCGCGGGTGGGGAGCCCGTCACGCCCTGTCTGTACTTCGGCGACCTGCTCGACGAGGGGTTCGAGCGGTTCAGCGACCTCGACTCGGTCGAACACCGACGGCGGCCGCGACAGACCGGCGACGGCTTCGACCGCCGGCCGCTCGGGGTCGACGCTGAGACGGTCGAGACGGTCAGCCAGTCCGCCCTCAACGGCTACGTCAACAGCCCGCGAGATTATCTCTTCGGGCGGCTCCTCGATTCGCCCGATCGGGAGCGGTTCGTCGAGGGGAACCTCTTCCACGACTTCGCGGAGTTCTACGTGAACCACCCCGACGCCGTCGCGGCGGCCGACCTCGACGACCTCGTCGACGCCATGCTCGGGGAGACCGAGGCGTTCTTCTCGGCGTCGGACGAGCCCCTCCGCCGGCGGAGATACCGAATCGGACTGGAGCTAATCCCAGCGTACCTCGACGAGAACGGACCGGAGTCCGACGAGTTCCTCACGGCGACATCCGGCTGGGGCGACAACTTCTTCGCGGACCACTTCGACCGCCCGGTCGACTCCCCGCTCACCGAGCGCTGGTTCGAGGACGGCGCGCTCGGCGTCAAGGGAAAGATCGACCTCGTGCGAACGCCGACGCACCTGCTCGACTACAAGAGCGGGTCCAAGAAGCGACCCTCGCAGGTGGTCACAAACGCGGCGATCGATCCGCCGGCGGAGACGCCGAACTTCCAGGCGGCGCTGTACCTGACCTACTACCGAACCCTCCGACCGGACGAGCCGCTGGAGTTCACCTTCTTCCACTTCCTCGAACCGATGGACGACGTGATCGCGGGCGACGCCGACCTCGACGACGCGCTCACGACGGTCTCGTATCACCCCGTCACGTTCGACGAGTACGTCGGTTCCCGGGACGCCTACGAGGAACTGCTCGACGGGTACACCGACTGTCGGGAGACGTTCGAGGAGTTGGGCTACGCGGCCTACGCCGACGCCGTCGCGGATCTGTCGTTCCCCGAGACGACAGACAAAGGCGAGCTTCGCGCCTCCGCGTTCGCCGAGCGGTTCACCGCCGCCGTCGACGCCGGAACGTCCGGTGCGGTCGACGCCGAGAAGGGCGCGGATCAGGCGATCCGGGCGCTCAACGGCGTCCGCAGGCGCGCGTTCTTCCGTGAGGACCTCGACGCGTTCGAGTCGTTCGTCGACGAGCGCTTGGAAGAGCTGAACCGGCGACGGGCCGGCGAGGAGCGCTTCCCGGTCGACGGGCTCGGGGGCGAGCCGAACTACCGCCGAGTGGACAACCGCGACCTGCTGTTAGAGGGGGACCGATGA
- a CDS encoding amidohydrolase family protein → MYALVGGTVHTATERGTIDATVVIDDSEIVSVEEGEPPAEATVIDVSGHHVTPGLVDAHSHAGMAEWGEPEDGDVNEGTAAVTPHVNALDGFHPRDEELKHAFQNGVTSVSARMGSGNVIGGIICSMKTHGLTADEMLIREDGMKAAMGENPKRFHGEEQGRQPSTRPGVAATLREALMEAEDYVDRREHARNEGEPFERDLGMENLARVLTEGLPLRVHAHRSDDIMTVFRIAEEFGIESLSIEHATEGHLIAEEFAERDVPAIVGPSLYSGAKYELRNITFETPAILREAGVKVAIQTDAPVLPQQHLDVCVGLAVREGFPAEEALEAVTRYPAEILGIDDRVGTLEPGTDADVAVWDGVFYENDSRTRHVFVDGEHVFDRERDAVDPRDEYDW, encoded by the coding sequence ATGTACGCGCTCGTCGGCGGGACCGTCCACACGGCAACGGAGCGGGGAACGATCGACGCCACCGTCGTCATCGACGACAGCGAGATCGTCTCCGTCGAGGAGGGCGAGCCGCCCGCGGAAGCGACCGTGATCGACGTCTCGGGCCACCACGTCACGCCGGGGCTGGTCGACGCGCACAGCCACGCCGGCATGGCCGAGTGGGGCGAGCCGGAGGACGGCGACGTCAACGAGGGGACCGCGGCGGTCACCCCGCACGTCAACGCGCTCGACGGCTTCCACCCCCGCGACGAGGAGCTGAAACACGCGTTCCAGAACGGCGTGACCTCGGTGTCGGCGCGGATGGGGTCCGGCAACGTGATCGGCGGGATCATCTGTTCGATGAAGACCCACGGGCTGACCGCCGACGAGATGCTGATCCGCGAAGACGGGATGAAGGCCGCGATGGGCGAGAACCCGAAGCGCTTCCACGGCGAGGAGCAGGGCCGCCAGCCGTCGACGCGGCCCGGCGTCGCGGCCACGCTCCGCGAGGCGCTGATGGAGGCCGAAGACTACGTCGACCGGCGCGAACACGCCCGCAACGAGGGCGAGCCGTTCGAGCGCGACCTCGGCATGGAGAACCTCGCGCGGGTGCTCACCGAGGGGCTTCCGCTCCGCGTTCACGCGCACCGCAGCGACGACATCATGACGGTCTTCCGGATCGCCGAGGAGTTCGGGATCGAGTCGCTCTCAATCGAACACGCGACCGAGGGCCACCTGATCGCCGAGGAGTTCGCGGAGCGCGACGTGCCCGCGATCGTCGGCCCGTCGCTGTACTCGGGCGCGAAGTACGAGCTCCGAAACATCACCTTCGAGACGCCGGCGATCCTCCGCGAGGCGGGCGTAAAGGTCGCGATCCAGACGGACGCGCCCGTGCTCCCCCAACAGCACCTCGACGTCTGCGTCGGGCTCGCGGTCCGCGAGGGGTTCCCCGCCGAGGAGGCGCTTGAGGCGGTGACGCGGTACCCGGCGGAGATCCTCGGGATCGACGACCGCGTCGGCACGCTGGAGCCCGGCACCGACGCCGACGTGGCGGTCTGGGACGGGGTTTTCTACGAGAACGACAGCCGGACGCGACACGTCTTCGTCGACGGCGAGCACGTGTTCGACCGCGAGCGCGACGCGGTCGACCCCCGAGACGAGTACGACTGGTGA
- a CDS encoding recombinase RecA, producing MYELTPQFDAEVDPGTNILLTGPPLSGKRSMMMDILAAGTDRDEGAIVVTTKDGADRVLRDYEKRTPYEGKPVAVVDCVTRQQGGETRESDRIKYASSPVDMTGIGIKLSEFLQAFGDRGIERNRVMVHSLSTLLMYSDLQTVFRFLHVFTGRVQSVDGLGLFSIDSTAHDDQAMNTLKQLFDGIITVTEDGEPDIRLA from the coding sequence ATGTATGAGTTGACGCCGCAGTTCGACGCCGAGGTCGACCCCGGGACCAACATCCTGTTGACCGGTCCGCCGCTCAGCGGGAAGCGGTCGATGATGATGGACATCCTCGCCGCGGGGACCGACCGCGACGAGGGGGCCATCGTGGTCACCACGAAGGACGGTGCCGACCGGGTTCTCCGCGACTACGAGAAGCGGACGCCGTACGAGGGGAAACCCGTCGCAGTCGTCGACTGCGTCACGCGCCAGCAGGGCGGTGAGACGCGGGAGTCCGACCGGATCAAGTACGCCTCCTCGCCGGTGGACATGACCGGCATCGGGATCAAGCTCTCGGAGTTCCTTCAGGCGTTCGGCGACCGGGGCATCGAGCGGAACCGCGTGATGGTCCACTCGCTGTCGACGCTGCTGATGTACTCGGACCTCCAGACCGTGTTCCGGTTCCTCCACGTGTTCACGGGACGCGTCCAGAGCGTCGACGGGCTGGGGCTGTTCAGCATCGACTCGACGGCCCACGACGATCAGGCGATGAACACGCTCAAACAGCTGTTCGACGGGATCATCACCGTCACCGAGGACGGCGAGCCGGACATCCGGCTCGCCTGA
- a CDS encoding radical SAM protein, with amino-acid sequence MFDDLDTDRRPLVLVWEVTQACGLACRHCRADAQPRRHPDELTTAEGKRLLEDAAEFGDGQLVVLSGGDPLARDDLTELVAHGDDLGLRMTITPSGTQSLTPARVRDLGDAGVARMALSLDGSTRERHDAFRGEESFEDTVEAAHAASDAGIPLQVNTTVCADTVDDLSAIRDRVRELGAVLWSVFFLVPVGRGRVLDPVSPERAEDVMAWLHEVSDEERFGVKTTEAPFYRRVGIERATEDESDGAAQRRGGITAGRGFAFVSHTGEVYPSGFLPESAGDVRERSVVDLYRNADLFESLRDPDGFSGKCGSCEFRHVCGGSRSRAYAATGDPTGSDPLCPYVPEGYDGPLPERQRGEGGDGDRPEPAD; translated from the coding sequence ATGTTCGACGACCTCGACACGGACCGGCGGCCGCTGGTCCTCGTCTGGGAGGTCACGCAGGCCTGCGGGCTGGCGTGCCGGCACTGCCGCGCCGACGCGCAGCCGCGGCGACACCCCGACGAGCTGACGACCGCGGAGGGGAAGCGACTGCTGGAGGACGCGGCCGAGTTCGGCGACGGACAGCTGGTCGTCCTCTCCGGCGGCGACCCGCTCGCGCGCGACGACCTCACGGAGCTGGTCGCACACGGCGACGACCTCGGACTCCGGATGACGATCACCCCGAGCGGGACCCAGTCGCTCACGCCGGCGCGCGTCCGCGACCTCGGCGACGCGGGGGTCGCGCGGATGGCGCTCAGCCTCGACGGCTCGACTCGCGAGCGCCACGACGCGTTCCGCGGCGAGGAGAGCTTCGAGGACACCGTCGAGGCCGCACACGCCGCGTCCGACGCCGGAATCCCGCTTCAGGTCAACACCACCGTCTGCGCGGACACGGTCGACGACCTCTCCGCGATCCGCGACCGCGTCCGGGAGCTGGGCGCGGTCCTCTGGAGCGTCTTCTTCCTCGTCCCGGTCGGCCGCGGTCGCGTCCTCGACCCGGTCTCCCCGGAGCGCGCCGAGGACGTGATGGCGTGGCTCCACGAGGTCTCCGACGAGGAGCGGTTCGGCGTCAAGACCACCGAGGCCCCCTTCTACCGTCGCGTCGGGATCGAACGCGCGACCGAGGACGAGTCGGACGGGGCCGCACAGCGCCGCGGCGGGATCACGGCCGGGCGCGGGTTCGCGTTCGTCAGCCACACCGGCGAGGTGTACCCCTCGGGCTTCCTCCCCGAGTCGGCCGGCGACGTCCGCGAGCGGTCCGTCGTCGACCTCTACCGGAACGCGGACCTGTTCGAGTCGCTGCGCGACCCCGACGGGTTCTCGGGGAAGTGCGGGTCCTGCGAGTTCCGCCACGTCTGCGGCGGGAGCCGGTCGCGGGCGTACGCCGCCACCGGCGACCCGACCGGCAGCGACCCGCTCTGCCCGTACGTCCCCGAGGGATACGACGGGCCGCTTCCGGAGCGGCAGCGCGGGGAGGGGGGCGACGGCGACCGCCCGGAACCGGCGGACTGA
- a CDS encoding PRC-barrel domain-containing protein: protein MNAAPEEITSLVGREVYSSNGVFVGEIEDIQLDLDARAVTGLALAELNHELFAGEVGGSTGVIVPYRWVRAVGDIVLVNDVIERYDAGEPEEEAAEIEAPSETR from the coding sequence ATGAACGCAGCCCCCGAAGAGATCACGTCGCTCGTCGGCCGCGAGGTGTACTCCAGCAACGGCGTCTTCGTCGGAGAGATCGAAGACATCCAACTCGACTTAGACGCCCGCGCCGTGACAGGCCTCGCGCTCGCCGAACTCAACCACGAGCTGTTCGCCGGGGAGGTGGGCGGCTCGACCGGCGTCATCGTCCCGTACCGCTGGGTCCGCGCCGTCGGCGACATCGTTCTGGTCAACGACGTGATCGAGCGCTACGACGCCGGCGAACCGGAGGAAGAGGCGGCCGAAATCGAAGCCCCCTCGGAGACTAGATAG
- a CDS encoding MFS transporter: MDGFRQFFALERDVLVLSVAMFAFSLGFQMTNRFLPEYMVALGASGFVVGLFGTFGNVISALYPYPGGAVSDRLGSRYALTLFGLLSTVGFLVWLVAPGIGAISVGGVTVEPWVWIFVGLILAQAWKSFGLGATFAVVKQATAPSRLAAGFASTETFRRTAFLVGPVLAAVLIGLRSEFTVSFQFVLAVAVVFGALGTLVQHVLYDASDDSIGDSFAGLDQIRSDLREMPEPLRPLLVGDTLVRFANGMVYVFFVLVVTQFFEVGLDATVALGGFSYGVDLSPQAFFGYLLGVEMLVALLIMVPASKLAERVGLKPVVAVGFAVYAVFPVVLIYAPALAGSALPLWAVMVAVFAFSGLRFAGLPSHKALIVGPAESGSGGRVTGTYYLIRNTIVIPSAAVGGYLWDFVSPEVAFTVAAVIGVVGTGYFLAFGEEFEAYA; encoded by the coding sequence CTGGACGGGTTCCGGCAGTTCTTCGCGTTAGAGCGGGACGTGCTGGTCCTGTCGGTCGCGATGTTCGCGTTCAGTCTCGGGTTCCAGATGACGAACCGCTTCCTCCCCGAGTACATGGTCGCCTTGGGGGCGTCCGGGTTCGTCGTCGGCCTGTTCGGCACGTTCGGGAACGTCATCTCGGCGCTGTACCCGTATCCGGGCGGCGCGGTCTCGGACCGCCTCGGATCGCGGTACGCGCTGACCCTCTTCGGGCTGCTGTCGACCGTCGGCTTCCTCGTCTGGCTGGTCGCGCCCGGTATCGGCGCGATCAGCGTGGGGGGCGTCACCGTCGAGCCGTGGGTGTGGATTTTCGTCGGCCTGATTCTGGCGCAGGCGTGGAAGTCGTTCGGGCTGGGCGCGACGTTCGCGGTCGTCAAGCAGGCGACCGCCCCCTCACGGCTGGCCGCGGGGTTCGCCAGCACGGAGACGTTCCGGCGGACGGCGTTCCTCGTCGGCCCGGTGCTGGCGGCCGTCCTCATCGGGCTTCGCTCGGAGTTCACCGTGAGCTTCCAGTTCGTCCTCGCGGTCGCGGTCGTCTTCGGCGCGCTCGGTACGCTCGTCCAACACGTCCTCTACGACGCGAGCGACGACTCCATCGGCGACTCCTTCGCCGGACTCGACCAGATACGCTCCGACCTCCGCGAGATGCCCGAACCCCTCCGCCCGCTGCTCGTCGGGGACACGCTCGTGCGGTTCGCCAACGGGATGGTGTACGTGTTCTTCGTGCTGGTGGTCACCCAGTTCTTCGAGGTCGGGCTCGACGCCACGGTCGCGCTCGGCGGGTTCTCCTACGGCGTGGACCTCTCCCCGCAGGCCTTTTTCGGCTACCTGCTCGGCGTCGAGATGCTCGTCGCGCTACTGATCATGGTCCCGGCCTCGAAGCTCGCGGAGCGGGTCGGACTCAAGCCGGTCGTCGCGGTCGGCTTCGCGGTGTACGCCGTCTTCCCCGTCGTGTTGATCTACGCGCCGGCGCTCGCGGGGTCGGCGCTGCCGCTGTGGGCGGTGATGGTCGCCGTCTTCGCGTTCTCGGGGTTGCGGTTCGCCGGGCTGCCGTCGCACAAGGCGCTGATCGTCGGGCCGGCCGAGAGCGGGTCCGGCGGCCGCGTCACCGGGACGTACTACCTGATCCGGAACACGATTGTCATCCCGAGCGCCGCGGTCGGCGGCTACCTCTGGGACTTCGTCAGCCCCGAGGTCGCGTTCACCGTCGCGGCCGTCATCGGCGTCGTCGGCACCGGCTACTTCCTCGCGTTCGGCGAGGAGTTCGAGGCGTACGCCTGA
- a CDS encoding ATP-dependent DNA helicase — MSDPTPNDAQRELIEHTEGTYLVDAGPGTGKTFAIARRYGNVVDRDDVEPDDVLLATFTRSAATEMKERIVDRSEYGLRELADAPIRTFHSHCNEILGEHGHAAPTHLGLDERITGSTRVVDDELVETERFREFFGGFRDDHPEYAAFYRILDEPGELLDLIRELAAKGVVPTTDGWYGDGESHLDGDFAAFEELFDAANQPRNDGRKQSPLREDLSRFGRNKAYLGDAPSKSALRGGRGTKRLDDDVAREVFFEDREALKSFVHDAYVEYVRFALRRNYLTFGFLQLFAFVLLREDPRVREEAQFEYVMVDEFQDTSEIQFKLALLLSGTENFCAVGDWKQSIYSFQYADVRNILDFEDRLERFAADLNDDAERVSFDAADPTRIELRENYRSTASVIDLSERAIETPATGGEDVDAPLDDVVELSSNAAFDNTVVEGITHEDEHEAVLSKVQDIVGDDDYAVEGEDGEPRPPEYGDIAVFTRTRDYGRELLDVADEYDFPMAYDGGIELFRTDPAKLLLAWLRILESDADRGWAVVLERAGYAFDEIDHALETETYPDDAAAFRDALRELESVGAVARRVFDRYGFTGDTADLLLHTIQSTYDATTVTRGELIRFVERGIEAGSTVDLSANAGDDAVTVQTIHTAKGLEYPIVVLANMNEGRFPPRTGGSSVVEYRDPVGLRQRKRYSEAGAHPHVYDSWRHDVRRRCLPREYDEERRLLYVAVSRAESHVVFAAGEEPNAFLRELPVAVEEVDPAVEPFDRGEPADAELPFAVTAPEGPIGHTPHSLMDETVFEEADERPEAGPEPESEPETRGMDFGSRVHDFAEAYALGDDVTPSNDHERRVVALLDDLPGEKHVEEPVTLPIEVDGRRVTVSGIADLVHETADRVEIVDYKTDATPRAQPEYRKQLSVYYHVLDEWFPDKAVSASLLYTTDGTRERIEPLGMAELRELVRVVESERD, encoded by the coding sequence ATGAGCGACCCGACGCCCAACGACGCGCAACGGGAGCTGATCGAGCACACCGAGGGGACCTACCTCGTCGACGCCGGCCCGGGGACCGGGAAGACGTTCGCCATCGCCCGTCGCTACGGGAACGTCGTCGACCGTGACGACGTCGAGCCCGACGACGTCCTGCTCGCGACGTTCACGCGGAGCGCTGCGACGGAGATGAAAGAGCGGATCGTCGACCGCAGCGAGTACGGGCTGCGGGAGCTGGCCGACGCGCCGATCCGGACGTTCCACTCGCACTGTAACGAGATACTCGGGGAACACGGCCACGCCGCCCCGACGCACCTCGGCCTCGACGAGCGGATCACCGGCTCGACGCGGGTGGTGGACGACGAGCTGGTCGAGACCGAGCGGTTCCGGGAGTTCTTCGGCGGCTTCCGCGACGACCACCCGGAGTACGCCGCGTTCTATCGGATCCTCGATGAGCCGGGCGAGCTGCTCGACCTGATCCGGGAGCTCGCCGCGAAGGGGGTCGTCCCCACGACCGACGGCTGGTACGGCGACGGCGAGTCGCACCTCGACGGCGACTTCGCGGCGTTCGAGGAGCTGTTCGACGCCGCGAATCAGCCTCGAAACGACGGGCGGAAGCAGTCGCCGCTCCGCGAGGACCTGAGCCGCTTCGGACGGAACAAGGCGTACCTCGGCGACGCGCCCTCGAAGTCGGCGCTCCGCGGCGGGCGCGGGACGAAGCGGCTCGACGACGACGTGGCGCGGGAGGTGTTCTTCGAGGACCGCGAGGCGCTCAAGTCGTTCGTTCACGACGCCTACGTCGAGTACGTCCGGTTCGCCCTGCGGCGGAACTACCTCACCTTCGGCTTCCTCCAGCTGTTCGCGTTCGTACTCCTCCGCGAGGACCCGCGGGTCCGGGAGGAAGCGCAGTTCGAGTACGTCATGGTCGACGAGTTTCAGGACACCAGCGAGATCCAGTTCAAGCTCGCCCTCCTCCTGTCCGGGACGGAGAACTTCTGTGCCGTCGGCGACTGGAAGCAGAGCATCTACTCGTTCCAGTACGCGGACGTGCGGAACATCCTCGACTTCGAGGACCGGTTGGAGCGGTTCGCCGCCGACCTCAACGACGACGCCGAGCGTGTCTCCTTCGACGCCGCCGACCCGACCCGGATCGAGCTCCGGGAGAACTACCGCTCGACGGCGTCGGTCATCGACCTCTCCGAGCGGGCCATCGAGACGCCGGCGACGGGCGGCGAGGACGTCGACGCCCCGCTCGACGACGTCGTCGAACTCTCCTCGAACGCGGCGTTCGACAACACGGTGGTCGAGGGAATCACCCACGAGGACGAACACGAGGCAGTCCTCTCGAAGGTCCAGGACATCGTCGGCGACGACGACTACGCCGTCGAGGGGGAGGACGGCGAGCCGCGTCCGCCGGAGTACGGCGATATCGCGGTGTTCACGCGGACCCGAGACTACGGCCGGGAGCTCCTCGACGTCGCCGACGAGTACGACTTCCCGATGGCGTACGACGGCGGGATCGAGCTGTTCCGGACCGACCCGGCGAAGCTGCTACTCGCGTGGCTCCGGATCCTCGAGTCGGACGCCGACCGCGGCTGGGCGGTCGTCCTCGAACGGGCCGGCTACGCGTTCGACGAGATCGACCACGCGCTGGAGACGGAGACGTACCCGGACGACGCGGCCGCGTTCCGCGACGCGCTCCGCGAGTTGGAGTCGGTCGGCGCGGTCGCACGCCGCGTCTTCGACCGCTACGGCTTCACGGGCGACACCGCGGACCTCCTCCTCCACACGATCCAGTCGACGTACGACGCGACGACCGTCACCCGCGGCGAGCTGATCCGGTTCGTCGAGCGCGGCATCGAGGCCGGAAGCACGGTCGACCTCAGCGCGAACGCGGGGGACGACGCCGTGACCGTCCAGACGATACACACGGCGAAGGGGCTGGAGTATCCGATCGTCGTGCTGGCGAACATGAACGAGGGGCGGTTCCCGCCGCGGACCGGCGGATCGAGCGTCGTCGAGTACCGGGATCCGGTCGGCCTCCGACAGCGGAAACGGTACTCCGAGGCGGGGGCACATCCGCACGTCTACGACAGCTGGCGACACGACGTCCGTCGGCGCTGTCTGCCCCGGGAGTACGACGAGGAGCGGCGGCTGCTCTACGTCGCGGTGTCGCGCGCGGAGAGCCACGTCGTGTTCGCGGCCGGCGAGGAGCCGAACGCGTTCCTCCGGGAGCTTCCGGTCGCCGTCGAGGAGGTCGACCCCGCCGTCGAGCCGTTCGACCGCGGCGAGCCGGCCGACGCGGAGCTGCCGTTCGCGGTGACGGCCCCGGAGGGCCCGATCGGTCACACCCCGCACTCGCTGATGGACGAGACGGTGTTCGAGGAGGCCGACGAACGACCGGAGGCGGGCCCCGAACCCGAATCGGAACCGGAGACGCGCGGGATGGACTTCGGCTCGCGCGTCCACGACTTCGCCGAGGCGTACGCGCTCGGCGACGACGTGACGCCGTCGAACGACCACGAGCGGAGGGTCGTCGCCCTCCTCGACGACCTGCCGGGCGAGAAACACGTCGAGGAGCCGGTGACGCTCCCGATCGAGGTCGACGGCCGCCGGGTGACCGTCTCGGGGATCGCAGATCTCGTCCACGAGACGGCCGATCGGGTCGAGATCGTCGACTACAAGACGGACGCGACGCCGCGGGCACAGCCGGAGTACCGGAAACAGCTCAGCGTGTACTACCACGTCCTCGACGAGTGGTTCCCCGACAAGGCGGTCTCCGCGAGCCTGTTGTACACGACCGACGGGACCCGCGAACGGATCGAGCCGCTCGGGATGGCGGAGCTTCGCGAACTCGTTCGGGTCGTCGAGTCGGAGCGGGACTGA
- a CDS encoding CoA-binding protein, with translation MLITDDEGLDRLLDAETIAVVGCSTTPGKAAHDVPAYLQEHGYRVIPVNPYADEILGERAYDAVGDVEETIDLVDVFRPSEEVPEILDAVRERHASRGDAGAAWLQLGISHDEAATNAAADGIDVVQDRCIKVEHGRLRGEK, from the coding sequence ATGCTCATCACCGACGACGAGGGACTCGACCGCCTGCTCGACGCGGAGACGATCGCCGTCGTCGGCTGCTCGACGACGCCCGGCAAGGCCGCCCACGACGTACCCGCGTACCTCCAAGAGCACGGCTACCGCGTGATCCCGGTGAACCCCTACGCGGACGAGATACTCGGCGAGCGAGCGTACGACGCGGTCGGCGACGTCGAGGAGACGATCGACCTCGTCGACGTGTTCCGCCCGAGCGAGGAGGTGCCGGAGATACTCGACGCCGTCCGCGAGCGACACGCCTCGCGCGGCGACGCGGGCGCGGCGTGGCTCCAACTCGGGATCAGCCACGACGAGGCGGCCACGAACGCGGCGGCCGACGGGATCGACGTGGTCCAAGACCGGTGTATCAAGGTCGAACACGGTCGCCTGCGCGGCGAAAAATAA